The stretch of DNA CAGACCGCACCCAGCCGTCTCCCCCGATGGTGACGGCCATGTCGTAGGCGCGCCGCAGGATGAAGGCCGTCACCGCCACGTACGCGGCCAGCCCAATCAGGCCAACATCGAGTGCTGTCTGCAGAAACATATTGTGCGCATGCGGACGGCCGACGATGAGGTCAGGCCAGACTGGCACGGGTGAGTACCCACTGTGCCGGAAGTAGTCGAATCCGATGCCGGTCCAAGGTGATGTTCGCAGGGCGTCAAACCCCTGCGCCCAGATGTCCAATCGTGTCTGCACCGATGCCATCAACTCGACGACCCGGGGATGGTCGCCCCAGAAGGCGTAGGTCACAGCCGGCATCACAAGGAAAACGGCAGCGGCCGCCGACCACCATGCCGCCGGCTTCAGGAATCGGCGCGTCATCAGCCAGGCGATGAACGCCGCCGCCAACCAGACCGATCTGGATTGCATGATGACGACCACGGCCAGCGTCCACAACGCCGCCAGGAGCCCAACGACCTGCAGTGGCACGCGCAAACCACTTCCTGCGAGTCGCGAGCCGGCGACCGCAGCCGCCACCGGCAGCACCATCATCGCCACCGCAGCCAGAGGGTTCCGATTGACCGACGTGCGGGAATGCAGGCCGCTCATCGGCAGTGCTGGTGGCTCTGTCACTGGGGACGCCTTCCCGAAGATGGTCTTCGCTGTGTGCACCGGCAACGCGCTGCGGACTCCGATGGCCACGACAACCGCACCGCACGCGACAAACGCAAAGGCGGCCAGCGCGAAACGCTCGCGCGTCCGGCACCAGACCGCCACCGTGCCCATCGCGAAGAGCCCGAGCGCAAGGCCGGCGAAGTGGTTGATGGTCTCGGGTTGTTCGGCGACGTCGATTCCGGCGAAGATCGCGGCCACAACGAGCACGGCCACGTACCACGGAAGGCGGCCGAAGTCGCTCACAAGGCCGACGGCACCCAGCATCACCACCGCCGCGAACACGGCGACCGTTGCCAGAGCGGAAGGTCCCAGCGCTGCGGGAAACGCCAGCACGGGAGCCGCCACCAGCAATAGCGCTGCCGCACCCCATCCCACGCCGCGGATCATTGCGGTACGAGGTCCCGGAACAGGCTGTAGGCCCGGGCTATGGCGCCGGCTCTGTCAACGCGGGCGGAGGCATAGGCCATGGATCGCTCCGCGTACACATCATGGTCGGCCGGCAGGCGCGCACTCAGCGCTTCGATGGCCATGCCGAACGCCGACATCGAACTGAGCGGAAGACTCCAGCCGACCTCATGTGTTTCCACATCGCTCCAGGGCGTCTGATCGCTGATGAGGACGGGCACGCCCGCCGCAAGCGACTCGAAGATCACGTGCCCGAAGTTCTCTCCGCGAGTCGGAAAGAAGAACAAGTCGTGTCTGGCGAGTGTGCGTTTCACCTGATCGGGAGGCACCTCGCCCTTGTAGACGGCTCGTATATTCGAGGGCAGCCGCACCAGCAACCGCTCGCACTCTGCCCAGTAGGCCACATCCTCGATCGGTCCAAAAATCGCGAACTCCACGGGCACCTTCACGCCGGCCAATACGCGAAGCGCAAAGTCGAGGTTCTTCTTCGGGGAAATCCGCGACAGGAAACACAGGCGCAACGGTCCGGGCACCCGGCGCTCAATCGGGGCGCGCACTTCGGGCGACACCTCCTCTGTGAGGTCAGAAGCCACACGCACTTCGTCCCTGCGTACAGTCTTCACGATCTGCACAATTTCTTCTTTTTCCAATTCATTTGAGGCCTGCCACGTGATGTCCCGATACAGGCCACTCACGCGCGCCAGTTGGAGAAATGCCGACTTCTTCGCCGCCTTGAGTCCGAGAGCGCCGGTGGACAGTTCGCCCTGGGGCGCGAGCAGCGTGGGCACCGTCGGGACGAGGCCGAGTTTTCGTGCCGCCAGGACCTTCAGGGTAAATATGGGGTCGAAAAAACTATTGAGGTAGATCACTTGCGGCGAGATCCTCGCCACCTCACGTGAAAGCCGCCGAACCGTCGCGGCCCGGCGCGACAGGTACAGCACTTCCGCTCCGTGCAGGACCTGCCAGCTGCCGTGGCGGACCGATGGGTAGGGGGGATCGCTCGCGAGATCGCGGTCCAGGGTAATGATGCGGAAATCCACCTGGGTCCCGAGCGCCTGCACCAGATTGACCAGCGAACGGACCGGTCCGCCACCGCGGAACCCCGGAGGGTAACAACGGCTGAAGGCCAATACTCGGAGCCGCGGCGGGTCGCCGTTTCCCGGCCCCATTCCTACAGCCATACGCGACCCACTTTGAGCGGCGGCGATGACTTCAACAGACGCTCCGCCAGCGGAATGTCGCGCACAAACACGGTGTTGTTGGATTTGGACCTGGCGTCGCCCAGCGGCGTCAGCGTCCTCGAAAACGGCTCATAGCCACAGGCCTCAAATCCGTGTCCGGCCATCGTCTTGAGAATAGCGTGTTCGCCAAGGCCGTAGCGTGCGACGCTTCCGTTCAACTCCATGATTACGGAGTGTAATGTCGGCTGACTCAGCGTTGCGTTAGCGCCGGCCAGCACAAACGTCTCGAATCCCTCAACGTCGATCTTCAGTACGGCCGGGCGCCGATTCGCCAGCACCGCGTCCAGAGGCAGGACCTTGACCTGGACGGCTCCGTCACGCGGTTCACCCTCCGGCACCACATGATTCGTGCAGTTTTCATCGGACGTGAACCACAGCTCGCCCTCGGCGTCCGACGCGCCGACGTTCAGCGCCTCGACCCTGCCAGACAGCCGGTTGATGCTGAGCGTGTCGAGGAGCCGCGCGAATGTGGACGGCACCGGTTCCAGGCAGCACCCGCGCGCCCCCTTCGCGGCGCAGGCCAGAATCGTATACGCACCCACATTGGCGCCGACATCGACAAACAGATCATCTGGCGTGATGACGTGCAGCAGATACGCCATCTCGGCGAATTCATGCAGGCCGCAGTAGATATTTCCGGTCAGGCCGTCCTCCCCGGAGTGGACGATCATTCGCGAGCCGTTCACCCAGGGGTACACCACCGGCCCCGAAACCAGGCGGCTGCCCACCTGCCATCTCACGAATTCGACCAGCGCCCGTACTTTTCGGCCGCGGTTGAGCGGGTGTTCGACGATGAATCCGAGCGTCTCGGCAAGCTTGCCGATCACAAGGGCGGGGCTGCGGTTCATGACCCGGTGTCCCACGCGCGGCGAGCGGCTGCGATCTGCTCAATCACCTGACGCGCCCTGGCGGGAATCGAGTACGCCGGCACGGCTCTCGCGTGTGCCCGCCTGGCCATGTCGGCGCGTTCACCGGCGCGGGGCAAATAGTGACGTACGACCTCCGCCAGTTCGTCTGCGTCGTCCCACATCGGGACCTCGGTTTGCTCGTCGTAGACGGTCTGCGCGTAGGGAGTCCGCCGGTGCAGAAAGAAGCAGCCCATTGCCGCCAGTTCGTAGGTGCGGATTGTATCTTCGTCGCCGGGTTGGCGCACACCCCGGATGACGACGTCGTGATGCACGGGCGCAATGACAATGCGGCCGCGGCGTAGCCATTCGCCATAGGCGCGCCCGGTCAGCGCCGGTGCCACCTCCCATCCTGGCTCAGATCCGTCACGGCGTTCGCGCCAGCCACTGCCGACGATGCCGACCTTCAGGCGCAGGTCTTGACAGAGGCCGGCGAGTTGCTGCATCACGACCTGGTACTGATGGCGCCACGTCGCGGCCAGCACGAGATCGAAATCGGGATCGCCTGGGGGATCCGGCCAGAAGTGCAGGGCCGGATCGTAACCGTGCGGCACGCAGACACAGGGATTGTCGTAGCCGTAGATGGACTTCCATCCCGCAGGGTGGAACGGCTTGGTCGACACCACGAGATCGTATTCGCCCATGCTGGACTTCAACACCGCGCCGAACGCGTGTGGCGAGTAGTCCGGGAACACATTAGCGGTAAAGACACCCATCCGTCGAATGTGGCGAACGAACTCGGCGCACACGCCGCCGCCTCTGTACACCAGGAGGCAGTCAGGCCGGCGAGCGGCGATCTTGGCCAGAATCGCCGCCTCCAACTCTGTGCGGTGCCACGGTCTCAGCAGGCGATTCGTGCCCCGGACGACGAGCGACTTGCCGACTGGGAAGTAGTGATCTTCTCCCAGGTCATCCAGGCGGATATCTGGAAAGACGGCCATCGCCTCGCGCATGGAACGCGCGGTGGAGCCCTGCCAGGAGTCCCCGACAAACAGGATGTTCACGACACCGCCCTCTCACGGGATCGATAACGAGCCCGGTTCTCGGCGACCGACAGCATCAACATCGCCGCCAGCAGCGGATAGAGAATGAAGACGAATACTCCCAGGTACTCCGTGATGAAGTCACCGTCAATTCGAAACGCGATAAACATGCCGAGCAAAGACAGCGGCATCAGCAGGGGCGCCTGGTGCGCGTGGATGGCGCGGGCGATGGCCGACGTCTGTGCCACGATCCAGCCGCAGAGGGCGCTCGCGAGCCAGAGTCCCCACCAGCCGGCGTGATAGTAGCCACTGACAAAGATTCCTGGAGCCGTCGATGAACCGTCGCTGCCGGTGATCTTCCTGTGGAGTTCGCCATGCATCGCCGTGATCTGGGGCTTGTCTGGTGCCAGGACTCTCGGCACAAACAGCCAGGGGATCAGGGCCAGGCCATTGCCGCCTCGACCCCCATCGCGCAGATCGATGCTGGCAGCCTGGGTGGGCACGTAGCAGAGCCGGCTCCAATAGTCATATTCACGAGCGCCCGGCTCGTCGCGAGTACTGGCCCAGCCCTGGCGGAGGTAGGTGAGGCGATCGCCCAGAGTCGAACTACTGCCGGCCGAGAGTACGGCGACGCGTCCGCGACTCACCAGGCCTCCAAGGAACAGGTAGGCCAGAACCAGCGCCGACAGGCCAATGGGCAGTACGCGACGCGAGCCGAATCGAAGCGCCAGCCCCGCGGTCAGCACGGCAAGCGGCAGGAGTGCCTCTGTTTTCATCAACTGCAGGGCGCCGACCAACACCAGCAACACGGTCTGTGCCACCGCCAGCAGGCGGAACATGCGCTCGTGTGGACCGCGCGCCGATGCCGACAGGAGAATGGCCACAAGCGACAACTGGCCGATGATTCGTACACTGCCTGGGATCCCGCCCTCACGAAGGCCAATGTCAAAGGGGATGCGATAAAAGGTCGCCGCCGCGCCCAGAATCAGGAACGTCGCAATCACTGCCGTCGCTGAGAGGCGGCCCATCCTTGCGGCAACCCTGCCGGTCTGGGCACCAAGCCAGCGCCCGCGCGCGAACACCGATATCAGCAGCGCCATGCCGAAACCAAGCCCGTTCATGGCATCCACGCGCAGGGCATCTCCGGCACCAATGCGATAGAGGTTGAGGGCGTTGCGGACTTCCTCCTGCGGCCCGACAGCCAGCAAGGCGGCGCCAAACACAAAGTAGAGACAATACGCACCGAGAAACACAACACGATGGTCGGTCAACACCACCGAAAAACTCCGCCGAAACACGCTGAGCAGTATGGGTAGCGCGCACAGGAATGCGACCGCGCACCAGAGCCCATGGATCCACCATTCCTCAGGCTCGACTCGAGGCGCGAAAAACGCCGCCGCCGCGCCCAACACGAGGAACACCACTGAGAGGCGCAGCCACCGGCGCGGGGAAATGCCTGTCTCGGTCCTGGCTCGGGCCCTCACGCCTCGCCTCCAACTACTCGGTCAAGCTCGCGGGCGTATCGGTCACCATACGCGGCCCAGGACAGCTGGTCCCGCCGTGGCCCTAACAATCGGCGTGGCCCCGTCAGGTTCATGGCGCTGTTGAGCATCGCACGAATTGCGGCAGCAAGAACGTCGGCGTCGTCGCTCGGCACCACCGTGACCCACTCGGGCAGGTCCAGAAGGTCGCGGAGATCGGCCCCGCCCGTGCGGTCGGTGCACACCACAGGCACGCCGCACGCCAGGGCCTGCGCCTGGACGAGGGAGAGTCCCTCCTGGCGCGATGCCGACACAAAGACGTGGGCCTGTGCGTACTGCGCGGGGAGGCTGTCCTGAGGCACCGCATCCACATGGGTGAACCCGGGCTCCAGCGGCAACGGGGCATCACCCACGGCTCCGACGTGCCGCAGATGCACGCCGTCGAGTTTGCGCCACGCCGCCAGAAGCAGATCCACTCCCTTCTGATATGACCAGAGCCCCACGAACAAGATGGTCGGCGGACGGTCCTGCGGCGCCGGCGTCGGCCCAAACATGGCCACATCAACGCCGTAGGGATTGCAGAACAGCCGTTCGGCTGGAAATCCCTCATCGACGAAACTCTGCTTCGCATGCGCCGACGGCACGACCACCCGATCTGCCAGCGCATATCCCGCGCACTCGCGCGCGACGTCCGACTCGGGCACCGTACGCGCAGCGAACCCACGGCGCAGAAGGTCGTCGAGAATCGCTTTTTGGGAGAGAATGTGGCGGCTGCCGCGTTCGATGAACACCTTCGCGCCATAGGCTGCGCGAGCCTTGCGGGCACTCTGAACCGCGAGCCCCGACATCCCGATGAACACGTCACACGGCTCCAGCCGTCGCGCGATCAGCCGGTCGGTCGCCTCCAGCAGGCTGCGACTCGAGGCCGCCGCCAGCCGCGCACCGCCATATCGCTGCGCGGCCAGCATTGGCAGGAGCCACGGCAACAATCCACGGTGGGCGCGCGCCGGCAACCCGTATCGGCGGGTCTGGCGTGTCGTCATGGCACACCAGAACGACACGTCGTGGCCGAGCCGATCCAACTCTCGAGCGAGATCAAGGACATGAAACCGTCCCACCGTGGCGATCGCCACTTTCAGCGGGCGCATGTCGCCTCCATGCCCGCTGCCCGTCGCAGGACGCGCTCCAGCGTGCCGGCCTGCGCAGTCCAGGTCAGTTGTTGGAGTCGCTCCGGGTCGGCCACCGGCACTGCCCCGCCGTTCCACACCCGAGCCAGGGCCGCGCGCACCTGCGACTCGTCGGCACAGACCAGCAATGTCCCGCCCGCGAGTTCCGCCAGCTTCAAAGACTCGGCGCGTTCTCCGGGAAAACTGAGGATGGGGCGTTGGCAGGCCAGCAACTCGACGACCTTGTGGTGGAACGTCGCCGGCGACCACAGGTACGCATTCAACGCCGACTCGCCGCACAACGCGGCGAACTCCGGCAAGGGCAGCTGGTTCCTGATGTCGAGATGTACAACGGACTCCAGACCTGTCACTGCGGCCTCGACCAGCGCTGCGTCTGATCCGGCGTAGCCGAGCGTGATGCGTTGCCGTTCTGAAGAGGGCAGGCTCTGCACCCAATCGGAAAATGCGCGAACGAACCGCGAGAGATTCTCAGCGGCGTATGTGGCTCCGACCAGTGTGACGCGAAAACGCCCGGAGTGCTGAGGCCGCGGCCGCATGAACTCCGGGGCAACTCCGCTGTACACGACTGAAGGCCGCGCCGGGAACCAGCGTGCCATCGCTCCGGCGTGGAACTCCGCATTGGACGTGCCGGCCGACATGTCGCGAAACCGCCGCGCCACGAGCGTCTTCAGCCCACGGGGTATCCACTCATCCCACGAATCCTTCATATCGGCCACCCACTTGCAGCGTGCCAGCCGGGCCAACCGCTGGGCGATCAGCCAGCAGTCCGTGTTACCAAACATTCCCCAGACGATCTGGGGCTGGAAGACTGAGGCGATCGTGGGCAGGAATGGCGCGGCGCCTGCACTGAAGTCAGTGAACATCCCGGAATGACGCACATACGACCAGACGACCAATGACTTGCGGTGCAGCGATCCCGTGCGAGGTGATCGCACGCGGTTCAGTGCCGCAAAGGGCGTCGGCGTCACGGCAATCACCAGAGGCGTCCGCCAATCGTGCGCGTTGATGTGATCCTGCAGCTGGCTCGGGTCCGGCGACCCTGGACCGCGATCATCCTGCTCACAGACCAGGATCACCTGGTGTCCGCGCACTGCGAGCTCCTGAGCGAAGTGCCAGGCTCGCATGCCTGAGACATGCGGCACCGACGGATGCACATGGTTGACCACCACCACCCGCATCAGCGCGTCGCCGGCCGTGTTGTTCACGAAAGCCCCCGCTTGCGGGTGTCAGCGAGCGGCTGCAGGAAGTGCTGACGCCATTGTTCGATGATGAAGGGCTGCCAGACCACCCAACTCAGCGACGGCTCTCCGGCGCGCACCCGTGCAAGCGCTCTGCCCCACCACTGCGGCAACCACGGCGATCCCACGCGGCCACACGCCGCGTCGAGTGATTCCCGCACACGATCCGCAAACGCCGGGGCCTGGAACCACAGGTCCTGCGGCGGCCGGAATCCCTGCTTGTTCCATCGGGTGCGAATCGACTCCGGGAGAATGCCGCACATCGATTCGCGAAGCAGGCGCTTGGTCTGCACCTCACCCATCAGCAGGTGAGGAGGCAGCCGAAATACAAACTCCGCGATCCGGTGGTCGCAGAACGGAAGGCGCACTTCCCGGGAGTGGGCCATCGAATTGCGATCACCGTAGCGCAGCAGCGTGGTCAGGAACCTCCCGAAACTCTCCTGCAGCAGGACGCTTCCCAACGGATCAAATCCGTCGCGACGCGGGGCGTCGTTCTCGCGCGCCACGCGTTGTGCCGCGCCAGGCCGCAACCCGTACAACAGGCTGGTGCCTGTGGAGGTGTGATTGGACAACCAATGCCGGAGCGTGAATGGCAGCCTGTCGCGCAGGCCGCGCCCGGCGGGAGCCAACGCGAGCGGATACCGCTGGCGAATCAACGGAAGCTCACGATGGAGGCGGTCGATGTCGCCGCACTCCCGCAGCGCCTCCAGGTACACCGCAAAATACTGCTCGTACCCACCCAATGATTCGTCGGCGCCCTGGCCGTCCAGCAGCACCGTCACACCCTGCGCCCTGGCAAGATCGAACACACACCACTGCGCGAACTGGCTGGAACTGCTCACCGGCAGTTCGTTGAGCCACATGAACCGCGGGAGTTCTTCAAGAAAGCGATCCACCGTTGGCGTCACGGTGTGACTCGTGACTCCGGCCGCGTCAATGATTTGCTGTGCGTACGTCCACTCATCCGCAGACGTGCCAGGAAACCGGCCGGTAAATGTGTTGTACGGGGCGTCCTCCCCCAACAGGTTCCGCACGATGCAGACAATGGCCGAGGAGTCCAGGCCCCCGGACAAACAGGACCCGACCGGTACATCACTGCGCAGGCGGAGCCGGACTGAGTCAATCAGGAGATCGCGAAACTCGGCGAACACTTCCCGCTCATCTGTCACGATTCGTGCGGCACCAGGCTTCACCTGCCAGTAGGTCCAGACCCGCTGCTGCAGCGTGTGGACATCGACCAGCATCGCCTCACCAGGCAGCAACTGCTGCACATCATTGAACACCGTCTGCCGATCCGCATCCAGCCCCGTGCTGGCGTTGTACGCCGCCCGCAGCAGTCGCCACTCATCGATGTCCATGGACAGCGCGGGGTGCTGCAGCACGGCCTTGTACTCGGACGCGAACACGAAACAGTCGCGACCCCATCCAAAGAGAAAAGGCTTCTCGCCATACCGATCGCGAGCGCAGAACAGCATGCCGGTGGTGCTGTCGTACAACGCAAACGCGAACATGCCGTTAAACCGGCTGAGGCAGTCGGTCCCCCACTGGCGGTACGCCTCCAGGATGACCTCGGTGTCGGACTGCGTCCGAAACGTCGCTCCCAACCGCTGGAGTTCTGCGCGCACTTCCAGGAAGTTATAGATTTCGCCGTTGTGGGTCAGGTGCAGGCGACGGGTGGCATCTGCCATCGGCTGCGCGCCGGCCGGCGACAAATCCAGAATCGAGAGCCGACGATGTCCGAGCACCAGTGTGCGTTGGGATGTGACCGGACCTGTCCACAGGCCCGAACCATCCGGGCCGCGATGGCCCATGACCTGCAACATGTTGCGCACCACGGCCTCGGACGCACCCGGTTGGCCGATCACGCCCGCAATCCCGCACATGTCAGTCGGGCCGTGGGAACTGAAAGCGACCGGCCCACGCGCGCAGGAGTGGCACGAGTCCCCGGACCTGCGCCCGGAGTGCGCCTCTCACCACGCGACTGCCCACAGTGGCAGACCATTGTCTGAGCTCCGCGTCAATGTCGAAGCCGTGCGTCTCGCGGACCCAGGCGGCCCACTCGGGGTTGCCCGCGAGCACGGTGCGCGCGTGATCAAAAAAGCCGAGCGCGGCGCTGAGCACCACGAGCCGCATCGCCTGCTCGGGGCCTTCCAGGCGGCCCGCCGTCTTGAGCAGCACAAGGTCACACTGAGCCACCTGCCCCTTCGAGTACTGCATGTCGCTGCGGACCCGATAGGGGTGCGCCGGCAGGTTGCGGCGCCTCCAGCGGTGAAAGTCCTGGAGGTCCATGACCTCGAATCCCGCCTCGGCAAGAAACTGCGCCACCGCCCACACCAGGGGCTGATCAATCCGTTGCGGCAGGAACGAACACTCCACTTTCAGCGCCACACACTCGCGCAGCAACGTGTGGCCGGCCTTCAGGATGTCGAGCTCTGCGCCTTCAACGTCCACCTTGAGGTAATCCACACGTTCGAGCCTGCCTGTGCTGCGAAGCTCGTCCAGCGTGCAGGTCTCAACCGGTAGCACCGTGCGAACGGCATGCAGGCTCGGGTTGTCGAATCGCTCGATCATGGCCGGGTTGTGCCGCAGCAGCGACGCCCCAGTCATGTCCTCAGGCACGTACAAATTCTGAATCCCTGACGCGCCGCCTACCGCACTTGGTATGACGGTGAACTGGCGCCACCGGGAGTCACCCGCCCGCGCAAGTTGATCCGCGGCGTGCTGCTCGGGCTCGAAGCAGTAGATGCTGGACGCCCAGGCGATGGCCAGCAGTTCCGGATCGGCACCGCCGCGCGCGCCCAGGTCCACGATACACGGCGACAATGTCTCGATCAGTGTCCCGATGGCGCTGTGTGCAAGGTCTGGCATGCCGGTGTGTGCCACGTCGTCAGCTCCTGGTGGCTTCGTCAAGCGTGGTCACCCGGCTCGGGTCGCCACCGCGCGTCCATCGATGGTCCCGGATGCTGCGATACATGCCGCAGGACTGGCACACGTTGGGAAACGCGCCCCGATTCATGCCGTCAATCAGTGCGCGCCACCGTGGGTTGCCCGACGAGAGGATGTCTTCCAGCGGCTCGGTCTTCGTGTCCCCCAGAAAGAGGCCGGAATCGTAACCCCGGCAGCCGCAGCCGACCACTTCGCCGGTCGAGGTCACCATCGTGGACTGAAACATATGAATGCAGGCGCCCTGATGGTACAGGCTTTCGCCCGGCGTCAGTGCGATGTCGAGCCCCACCACATGATCATCTGTGATGAGCCCTCCCCAGTTGTCGTACTCGGTGGCAGTTCCGACCGACGCGCGGTGGTCGCGAACCAGCCGCTGCACCACGTCGTACAGCGGGCCGGTCCAGCGGGTCGGGTCGAATGAGCTGCCCTCACGAACGTCAATGATGATCGCGGGAGCCGCCGGCCACTCGTGCAACGCATCGGCCAGCCACCCCAGATTGCGCACAAGCCTGCGAAACTGCTGTGGCGGCTTCGCGGTGATCGCGGCAAACCGCTCTTCGGTGGCTCCGTAGAGGCTGATGTGCAGCTCCCGTAACTTCGTGAAGGTCTTGAGCCGCATGATGGCTTCCAGGTCCGGCGTCACAAAATTGGTATAGAACGCGACCTGCCGGACGCTCGACTGTTGCACCGCTTCGAGCTTCCGGAAGATGCCTTTGTCCATGAAGACGTCGCCGGTCATCGGCGTCAACCAGAGTCGCTCGATTCCCACTCGGTCGGCCGCATCAAGCAGTGCCTGGAAGGTATCTCCAGTCAGCTCCGTGCGCGGGCGGACTTCCAGTGGATAGGCACAAAAACGACAGGCCAGATTGCAGCGGCTCGTGGGTTCGACAAACAGCTGTTTCCATGGCACCGGAACAAAGCTGCGGCCCATCAACTGATTCCACGAGATGATCAGCCGCCAGCCGAGCTGGCGCCGCGCGGCCGCGGCCAGCCGGCGCACACCCGCACTGTCGGCGACCACGAATTGCAGGAGGAACACCACGGACCCGATCAACAGGGCCGACGCGTACCCCGCCGCGTGATAGCCGGGCACCAGCACGGTAAAGCTGATCAACAGCGCAGCGAGGTACGGTACGTGCAGCCACAGTTGCCGCCACATGCGCGCTGACCCCACCAGTTCATGCACGTAC from Acidobacteriota bacterium encodes:
- a CDS encoding radical SAM protein; this encodes MAEVAAHRPGRLMAQARQWVHSLTQSEFRKNTLWVAALGGFERVGAMAQAVLISRALGITEYGVYGLLFGAVGFVASTAGFQMGLTATVFVSRYRESEKQKVAGVISLVGRFAWVISVMLVAAALPFSRTLAEALVGSTGYQAAVIVMILFVAATIVSGVQDGVAQGFEKFAELSKIKIGVTLAVLLGIYPAARTFGLDGVLIAILAGVVLKGLILHRVIRRSRLDAGIPHHGAPASFRQLIGDFALPSTVLNLVLGGVTWGGLFMLSRQQSGFDEVAIVSTGLQWRGPMLLLAASIGGVAVPAFGRLSVAGDAAGTRRLRRKLAVTNALTASAGALAMVVASGLIMAMYGEAFARGRMAFCLIALSTIPTVVANVYVHELVGSARMWRQLWLHVPYLAALLISFTVLVPGYHAAGYASALLIGSVVFLLQFVVADSAGVRRLAAAARRQLGWRLIISWNQLMGRSFVPVPWKQLFVEPTSRCNLACRFCAYPLEVRPRTELTGDTFQALLDAADRVGIERLWLTPMTGDVFMDKGIFRKLEAVQQSSVRQVAFYTNFVTPDLEAIMRLKTFTKLRELHISLYGATEERFAAITAKPPQQFRRLVRNLGWLADALHEWPAAPAIIIDVREGSSFDPTRWTGPLYDVVQRLVRDHRASVGTATEYDNWGGLITDDHVVGLDIALTPGESLYHQGACIHMFQSTMVTSTGEVVGCGCRGYDSGLFLGDTKTEPLEDILSSGNPRWRALIDGMNRGAFPNVCQSCGMYRSIRDHRWTRGGDPSRVTTLDEATRS